The Methylophilus sp. TWE2 region AACGTATGCATCAACGTCACTGTTTGGTCAGGATCCGGGTCACCTGCTGTGATATACGGAATCAGCGCCTTTTTACCTTGCGCTTTGAGTGCAGAAAATACAGATTGAATGCGTGACATAAGAATATTTTTTTAATGAACTCAAATAATGACGTGTTTTGCCACCCTGCCGAACGATGAACTCACCCCTCAGATCGGCAGGCGTATCAGCGTCACAGTGTAATGTTAGCCAGGCGTGCCACCGTATTAATGTCTTTATCACCACGACCAGACAAGTTCACCAGAACGACCTGGTCTGGGGACATGGTTTTTGCCATTTTCTCGGCATGTGCCAGTGCATGACTAGTTTCCATAGCAGGAATAATGCCTTCAGTACGGCACAGATTATGAAAGGCCGCCATGGCCTCATCATCGGTAATGGCCACATATTCAGCACGCTTGATATCTTTTAACCAGGCATGCTCAGGACCTACGCCCGGATAATCAAGACCTGCAGAAATCGAATGCGTCTCGATGATATTGCCATCCTCGTCCTGCATGAGGTAAGTACGGTTACCATGCAACACACCAATCGGACTATTTGCGGTCAGTGGCGCCGCATGCTGGCCGGTATGCAGTCCATGTCCGCCAGCCTCTACACCTATCAGGCGTACTCCTTCGACATCAATGTAAGGATAGAAAATACCCATGGCGTTTGAACCACCGCCAACACAGGCCACCACGGCATCTGGCTGTCGGCCTATCATTTCCTGCATTTGCTCTTTGGCTTCAATGCCAATCACCGCCTGGAAATCACGCACCATCATCGGATAAGGATGTGGGCCTGCCACAGTACCGATAATGTAGAAAGTATTAGAGATATTGGTGACCCAGTCACGCATGGCTTCATTCAATGCGTCTTTCAGAGTTTTGGAACCACTTTCGACGGGGACTACTGTGGCACCCAACAGCTTCATGCGGAAGACATTCGGCGCCTGGCGCTTGACGTCTTCTGCACCCATATAGACAACACATTCCAGGCCTAAACGTGCAGCAATCGTGGCCGTTGCCACGCCATGCTGGCCGGCACCCGTTTCGGCGATAACGCGAGGCTTACCCATGCGCTTGGCCAGTAAAGCCTGGCCGATTGTATTATTGATTTTATGCGCACCGGTGTGGTTTAAATCTTCGCGCTTAAGATAAATTTGCGCACCCCCCACTTTTTCTGACAGACGCTTGGCATGATAAATCGGGCTGGGTCGTCCAACAAAATGCTTGAGGTCGTAAGCGAACTCAGCCAGGAATTCAGGATCATGACGATATTTTTCATACATCACGCGCAGTTCTTCCAAGGCTTCCACCAAGGTTTCTGCAACAAAAACGCCGCCGAAAGGGCCAAAATGGCCGCGCTCATCAGGCATGTCATAGACTTTCATGCGTTACTCCGTCTCTCGTTTGTTACTCTAACCACCCATTACGTGCAGCATCACACTGCATCACCTGCTGCATGAATGCAGCTATTTTTTGTGAGGATTTAATTCCCTTTTCTGCCTCAACACCACCACTGACATCCAAAGCATAAGGGCGTACCTGAAGCATGGCCTGGGTCACATTATCAGGATTCAAACCACCAGCCAGAACTAGCGGCTTTTGCATACCAGCCGGGATCATTGACCAGTCAAAGGCCTCTCCTGTTCCACCTACCGCTTTTTCTGAATAGGTATCCAGCAATAATGCTGTCGCCGATGCAAAATCAAGCTCGCATTGTATCAAATTTACCCCTGGTTTGACGCGGATTGCTTTGTAATATGGCAGATTAAATTGCGCGCAATAGTCCGCAGACTCATCCCCGTGAAACTGCAAACAATCCAGGCCTGCGATCACGATCGCCTCACGCACTTCACTGGCTGTAGCATTCACAAACAAACCGACTTTGCTGACGAATGGCGGCAACATCACCGTGATCGCCTGCACCTGAGCGGGCAGGACAGCACGTGGGCTAGGGGCATAAAACACAAACCCTAACGCATCTGCACCTGCACTAATCGCTTCTAATGCATCCTGCTGACGTGTGATACCACAAATTTTAACTCTGGTTCTTGTCATCAAATATCCTGATTTCCCTCATCCCAGCGCGCCTCGCAATGAGGTAATTGCCAGCCAGCATCGTAATCGACACCGGTGAAATACAAACCATCGGGCATAAATGTGGGTGGTGAAAGTCGCCTGTCCTTATGCTCAAGCAACTCAGCAAACCCACTCACACTGAGCTTGCCCTGTCCGACATAGACTAACGCGCCCACCATATTACGAATCTGGTGCTGCAAAAACGCATTTGCCCGAAAACTGAAAATGAAGTATCTGCCATGCTGGATAACATCCGCCCGCTGCATAGTTCGTACCGGACTGCTTGCCTGGCACTCGCTGGCGCGAAAAGCACTAAAATCATGTTCACCGACCAGTAACTGAATGGCTAGTTGCATCACATCAGTATTAAGCGGCCTATGATACCAGCCTACACGGCCGTGCTGGCTAGCGGGGGCAACTGGATGGTTAAACAATATATATTGATAGCTGCGGGCGCGGGCACTAAACCGGGCATGGAAATCATCCGCCACCTCATTTGCCCACAATACCCGTACCCATGCGGGCAAATGGGCATTCGTGCCGCGTATCCAGGCACTTAATGGTCTGACCACGGAAGTTTCAAAATGTGCCACTTGCATCAATGCATGCACGCCAGTGTCGGTCCGTCCAGCAGCGTGTAATCGCACAGGCTTGCCCCCCACCTGCGCTATCGCCCTTTCCAGGGCATCCTGAACACCTGCGGCATTCGGCTGGCTTTGCCACCCTTGAAAATAGGCGCCGTGATATTCAATGCCAATCGCAATTTTCATGGCGCCTAGTATAAGTGCTGCATGCAATAACACCTAATGCAACAGTTAAAAATAAACAAGGCCGGAAATCCCGGCCTTGTGTTACGCAATTTTAGAGAGCAACTCGTTGGCGCGCTGTCGCTGACGCTCGCCTCCTTCGGCCAGCACCTCCTCAATCAGTTCCTTGGCACCGATGGCATCTTCCATATCTATGTATGCCTGGATCAAGTCCAGCTTGGTATTCACTTCTTCCGGCTCATCTTCCGGTATCTCTAGGCTTGTAGCTGAGGTATCGGCGACATCAAGAGAAATCTCTGGAAATGCAACTTCGTCCGAAGTAGCTGCAGGTGGTGCGACTTCATTTAAAGACTCGACTGGAGATGCCAGGTTGATCTCATCAATATCCAATACGTCATCATCAGACGCCTGCTTCGTTGTATCTTTTGGACCACCCAGCTCTAGTGACAACTCTGGTAAAGACTCAAAAACGGCATCTTCGGTCGAGAGCGTTTGTTCTCCACTGCCAATTGATAATGACTTGTTGGCACTCGTTTCAGCCACACTGACATCATCCTCCAGGTTCAATGAAGGCAAGTCCAGTGACTTAGGTGTTAACTCCACATCAGCATCCATGGATACATCATCATTCAAAACGGTTTGGCCAGAAGGCTCAACTTCGAAACGGAGAGGTTCTTCAGCTTCCGGCTCTGCTGCAACTTCAGCTGCAGATGATGCTAACTCGCGCGGCGCCTCATCAGGCTGTGTATCCGCAAAATCAATCGATGGCTCAACCTGGAGTGCATTCGTGGTCTCAGTTTCAGGTTGCAAACCAGTGACTTCATTCGTCTCATTTTGTGCAGCGACACCCTCCTTGCGTTCATCCGAGGCTTGCTCCTCAGATGCGCTGGCAGCAGCGACGGCTTGCGAAGCCTCATCAAACTCCAGTACTGGCGCCTCAAAGTTGAAGTTATATCCCTCTTCTTCAGCTTGCGCTTCATCGGCTGCAATCACAGCAGGCTGTACTAATTGTGCACTAGCATCTTCTGCGGAAACCGTACCATACAGCGGATTTTCCGGGTCCACTTTCTGGCCCATGGCGGTCACTTTGGACCAGGTAGCATCTGCCGGGCCTACTTTGGCATACAACTCACTGGCCAATGATTCAAAAGCGACTTTATTGCCAGTCGCCTGATAAATCTCAAGCAATTTCAACTTGAGCTCCTGGCGTTCTGGATCTTTCTGGATCGCATCCTTAAGGATTTCTTCAGCTTGAGCATCACGGCCATATGCCATGTAGACTTCAGCTTCTGCAATCGGGTCTACATCATGCGAATCTATCATGCCTCCGACGCCACTTTGCGAGAAGTCAGTCAGGAAGGAAGTATCGCCGGAAGCAGCAGCCTGTGTATCACCAAATACGGTGTTATTTTGCATCTCGGTCGCTGGCGAGGTCACAATCACGTCTTCAAACGTATCAATCTGTTTTTTACGACGTATCCTGATCAAGGCCCAGACACACAGCAATATTGGCAGTGCGATCAAAGCCCAGGGCAATACCGGGCTAATGTTTTTCAGACGCTCGAGCAACACATGCATAAATGAAGGCGGTTGACCAGTCTCCTCCGCAAAGGTTGCAGGTACTGGCGGCTCAGCCTTGGCTGGCGGCTGCTCAGCAGCAAGCTTATCCTGTGCTTCTGGAGGTGGTGCCGTTTGAGCTTGCTCCGCAGGTTTTTCCTGTGTTGCAGGCTCTGTTTTTACCCCAGCTTGGGATTCGGTCGCCTGCGCAGCATTTTTCTCAGCCTGCGCCATGGCGTTATTCTTCATTTCCATGAGCTTCTTCATGTCTGCAACTTGCTTCTCTAGCGCCGCAGCACGCGATTGCTCTTCTTTAATGGCATTTTCCTTGGCAGTCGCCTCTTCCTGCGCAGCGGTTGCTTTGCTAGCTGCCTTATCTGCCTGTGAGGTCGATTTCTCATCTCCCGCAGATAACTTCAATACATCTTTTCCAGCGTTGGCTTGCGAGGCTGGCTTGTCACCTGCACTGCCGATCTTGCCAGCCGATTGCTGGGCATTCCCGCCCATGTTGCTTGGCTCAGACTCTTTAACCACTTTAGCCAATGTGTTTTTGTAAGCTAGCCAATTCGCCGTGTGCTCTGCGACCAGGCTCCTGGCTTGCGGTCGGCTGATACTGTCCAGAGTGGCCTGATCAGGCATCCGAATAATCTTTCCAACTTTTAGACGGTTCATGTTCTTGCCATCAAATGCCTGCTGGTTGGATTGATACAAAGCAGCCAGCATTTGCTCGGTGCTGATATTGTCAGGTTTCATCTGCCGGGCAATTGCATATAAGGTATCGCCACGTTCTGTGGTCACTGAATCCGAAGGGGTCTCAGTGGTTTCAGGGGTTTCTTTAGGGGTGGCCTTTGCCTTGACTGACTTTGCCGACTTTTTCGGCGCAATTGCAGCAGGCTCCTTTGGCAACGTTTGGGTGGCTGGAGTAGCAGGTTGAATCGAACTAGGGGATGGTGCTGGCTGGCTGGCAATGGGCAAGCCAGCCGATTCGGAAACATAATTGGAGTTAAAACCTGGAGGATCAAGTAAAAGCGTATACTCTTTGACCAGACGACCTGTCGGCCAATCGACCTGGATCAACATGTCTAGGAAAGCCTCGGTAATTGGCTGCGTACTACTTAACTTGAGTACAGGCTGACCTTTGGTGTTATTGCCAACTTCAATCTTGATAAATGGGTAAGAAGCCGGTTTCTCCAGCATCTGGTCCTGATAGACCTGTTCACTGGCTAACGCTGCCTGAATACTATTCAGTTCATTAGGCGTCACCGCCAATAGCTCAATTTCCGCATTCAGCGGTTCCCCAAGTTTTGAGCTGGAAATCATGGTCCCTAAACCGGCTGCGTGCACCGAAAAGGCTGTACTCAAACTCAAGGCAAAGGCTATTTTTTTTAATTGAAATTTACTCACCGATTAACCCT contains the following coding sequences:
- the trpB gene encoding tryptophan synthase subunit beta, producing the protein MKVYDMPDERGHFGPFGGVFVAETLVEALEELRVMYEKYRHDPEFLAEFAYDLKHFVGRPSPIYHAKRLSEKVGGAQIYLKREDLNHTGAHKINNTIGQALLAKRMGKPRVIAETGAGQHGVATATIAARLGLECVVYMGAEDVKRQAPNVFRMKLLGATVVPVESGSKTLKDALNEAMRDWVTNISNTFYIIGTVAGPHPYPMMVRDFQAVIGIEAKEQMQEMIGRQPDAVVACVGGGSNAMGIFYPYIDVEGVRLIGVEAGGHGLHTGQHAAPLTANSPIGVLHGNRTYLMQDEDGNIIETHSISAGLDYPGVGPEHAWLKDIKRAEYVAITDDEAMAAFHNLCRTEGIIPAMETSHALAHAEKMAKTMSPDQVVLVNLSGRGDKDINTVARLANITL
- a CDS encoding FimV/HubP family polar landmark protein gives rise to the protein MSKFQLKKIAFALSLSTAFSVHAAGLGTMISSSKLGEPLNAEIELLAVTPNELNSIQAALASEQVYQDQMLEKPASYPFIKIEVGNNTKGQPVLKLSSTQPITEAFLDMLIQVDWPTGRLVKEYTLLLDPPGFNSNYVSESAGLPIASQPAPSPSSIQPATPATQTLPKEPAAIAPKKSAKSVKAKATPKETPETTETPSDSVTTERGDTLYAIARQMKPDNISTEQMLAALYQSNQQAFDGKNMNRLKVGKIIRMPDQATLDSISRPQARSLVAEHTANWLAYKNTLAKVVKESEPSNMGGNAQQSAGKIGSAGDKPASQANAGKDVLKLSAGDEKSTSQADKAASKATAAQEEATAKENAIKEEQSRAAALEKQVADMKKLMEMKNNAMAQAEKNAAQATESQAGVKTEPATQEKPAEQAQTAPPPEAQDKLAAEQPPAKAEPPVPATFAEETGQPPSFMHVLLERLKNISPVLPWALIALPILLCVWALIRIRRKKQIDTFEDVIVTSPATEMQNNTVFGDTQAAASGDTSFLTDFSQSGVGGMIDSHDVDPIAEAEVYMAYGRDAQAEEILKDAIQKDPERQELKLKLLEIYQATGNKVAFESLASELYAKVGPADATWSKVTAMGQKVDPENPLYGTVSAEDASAQLVQPAVIAADEAQAEEEGYNFNFEAPVLEFDEASQAVAAASASEEQASDERKEGVAAQNETNEVTGLQPETETTNALQVEPSIDFADTQPDEAPRELASSAAEVAAEPEAEEPLRFEVEPSGQTVLNDDVSMDADVELTPKSLDLPSLNLEDDVSVAETSANKSLSIGSGEQTLSTEDAVFESLPELSLELGGPKDTTKQASDDDVLDIDEINLASPVESLNEVAPPAATSDEVAFPEISLDVADTSATSLEIPEDEPEEVNTKLDLIQAYIDMEDAIGAKELIEEVLAEGGERQRQRANELLSKIA
- the truA gene encoding tRNA pseudouridine(38-40) synthase TruA produces the protein MKIAIGIEYHGAYFQGWQSQPNAAGVQDALERAIAQVGGKPVRLHAAGRTDTGVHALMQVAHFETSVVRPLSAWIRGTNAHLPAWVRVLWANEVADDFHARFSARARSYQYILFNHPVAPASQHGRVGWYHRPLNTDVMQLAIQLLVGEHDFSAFRASECQASSPVRTMQRADVIQHGRYFIFSFRANAFLQHQIRNMVGALVYVGQGKLSVSGFAELLEHKDRRLSPPTFMPDGLYFTGVDYDAGWQLPHCEARWDEGNQDI
- a CDS encoding phosphoribosylanthranilate isomerase — protein: MTRTRVKICGITRQQDALEAISAGADALGFVFYAPSPRAVLPAQVQAITVMLPPFVSKVGLFVNATASEVREAIVIAGLDCLQFHGDESADYCAQFNLPYYKAIRVKPGVNLIQCELDFASATALLLDTYSEKAVGGTGEAFDWSMIPAGMQKPLVLAGGLNPDNVTQAMLQVRPYALDVSGGVEAEKGIKSSQKIAAFMQQVMQCDAARNGWLE